The genomic region AAATCTTCTGTTAACATGAGCTTAACCTTAAAAATCATGTAGAAAAAGCTGTCCCAAATTGGAGCTGGACTGTAAAAGGCTGCAGATTGAATATCTGCTACTGCATCCATCTCCTCCTTTTCTGTTGTTAAAAGCCTCACTCTCCATCCATAGTCACTTACCAAATACTTTAATTCCTTCTCTTCTACAGCTGATGTTGAAGCCCTAGCTTCTTGTAATCCTTTTCTTATTCCAACGGTCACATTTCTAGCATAATGCTTCAATGATCCCTGTTTACTTCTGTTTGCGGTTGACCCAGAAAAGCTTATTATAGAATTTCTTACTAAGGGTGAGAAATCACTCTTGTTGAACACTTTAACCGGTCTCAGTAATGTTTTGACGCTCTTTAAACTCCAAAAATGCAGGCTACTTAAATGTTGAAAATCAGTGGGAATTGATAAAAAATTCCTATCTCTATTCAACGAGTCACCCAGTCGTACTTGTGTCGTAAAGGCGTGGCTTACTTTCATTTGGACCATGTTAATCATATTGATCAGCTTTCAATAACAAGGCTATACAGATTCATAAAACGAGTACAACAGATGACCAAGCCCAAGTACCTCGAATGAAAATGTGGGACATTTAAATACTAGCCATAGGTAAGTGGTTTCATACAAAGCAATTCAGCTCTATGACCGACAGCAATTCAAAGTCAGACTGAATTCGTGCTTTTAATGTAATTTATACTTCTGTAACTGACAAAGAAGACAATTCCTGTAACCTAAGGGCTCCTTAAGAGAACAAATTAATTAATAAGAGCAAATCATGACAGAACAGAGTCTATTAGTTCTTGGAACACTTATTTCTCCTAAATATACTACAACTTCCTTTATGTATGTAGCGAGCTCTTCCAAAAACCGATGATCCAGTTCACTTTACCTGATTCTATATTGAAATGACCTTCACAAAACGGCATTACAGGTTATGCCCTAATTCATCCATTACCAGAAACAGTCCTCCATTGGCCTAATTTTGATTCTTTACAAAAGACTTAAGCTCCTTGAATTCCAATTACCCCTGTATACATGGGTCTGGAAAAAATAAAATGGGGAGTTGCTAAACATTAATCCACCTTATAATTTGAGACTCAAGTAGAATAGAAACGATATGATTATGTGCATAGCACACAGGAACTCAGGCTATCCCATCATAACTTGTGCAGCATTTTCAAGACTCAAAACAGGTAAATAATTTACAGAAAACAGAAGATAAGGCGGTCTGGGCAGCATGACaatgagaaaacacaaaaaaatgctaCTTATCCGAACCTGAATCAGAAGCTTGCAAATTCTATATTTAACTTATCTGCTTAAAAATTCAATGTTGGAATGATAGAAGATTAAGCACATTTTATCTGCTTGGCAATGCCTGGGGCTGGGACGAGGCCAACTCTCCTCCACAAGCCTTCTCGATGATCTTAGACCTCGATTGCTACTT from Cryptomeria japonica chromosome 3, Sugi_1.0, whole genome shotgun sequence harbors:
- the LOC131051528 gene encoding GCN5-related N-acetyltransferase 10, chloroplastic, with translation MINMVQMKVSHAFTTQVRLGDSLNRDRNFLSIPTDFQHLSSLHFWSLKSVKTLLRPVKVFNKSDFSPLVRNSIISFSGSTANRSKQGSLKHYARNVTVGIRKGLQEARASTSAVEEKELKYLVSDYGWRVRLLTTEKEEMDAVADIQSAAFYSPAPIWDSFFYMIFKAEVLGALLYKLRNSPPNRYACLVAETDYDTTDHGMANKTKQEIVGVVDVTAYTDKDVLFHLGGAVEYLYVSGIAVGENYRRRKVATVLLKACDFMAFLWGFEYLVLRAYGDDVAARTLYSRAGYQVVSQDPPWASTWIGKKQRVLMVKRVSNDKL